The DNA sequence CTGCTCGCGCCTGACCGGCTGGGCGGCTCATGTGATGGAGCAGCGCGCCAACAACCGCATCATCAGACCGAGTGCGGACTATATCGGCTCTGCGCCGCGTAAAGTGGTGCCAATCAGCGAAAGATAAGCCTAGATACCAGCCCCTCTGCCTTTCAAGGCTCAGGGGCTGTTTTGGTTTGCTTGCTTCAACTCTTAAATCGTTTGGATGATTTTATGAACTCTTTACATCGTAAACCGCTTCCCGGCAGCGCGCTCGATTACTTTGATACCCGCGCCGCCGTCGAGGCCTTAAGCGCAGGCGCCTATGACAAACTGCCCTATACCGCTAAGGTGCTGGCAGAAAACCTGGTAAGACGCTGCGAGCCCGAACTGCTTAACGACGCCCTGAGTCAGCTCATCGATCGTAAGCGCGATCTCGACTTCCCCTGGTATCCGGCGCGTGTCGTGTGCCACGATATTCTCGGCCAGACGGCACTGGTTGATTTGGCTGGTCTGCGTGATGCCATCGCCGAGAAGGGCGGGGATCCTTCAAAGGTTAACCCTGTGGTGCCGACTCAGCTGATCGTGGATCACTCGCTGGCGGTTGAACATGCGGGCTTTGAAAAAGATGCCTTCGAGAAGAACCGCGCGATTGAAGATCGCCGCAACGAAGACAGATTCCATTTCATCAACTGGACCAAGACGGCCTTTAAGAATGTCGATGTGATCCAGCCCGGCAACGGCATTATGCACCAGATCAACCTGGAGAAGATGTCGCCGGTGATCCAGGCCCGTGATGGTGTGGCCTTCCCCGATACGCTTGTGGGTACCGACAGCCATACGCCTCACGTGGATGCGTTGGGCGTTATCGCCATAGGCGTGGGCGGTCTCGAAGCCGAGAACGTCATGCTGGGTCGCCCATCCTACATGCGTCTGCCGGACATCGTCGGTGTTGAGCTGACGGGTAAGCGTCAGAGCGGCATCACGGCCACGGACATCGTGCTGGCTCTGACCGAGTTTTTACGTCAAGAGAAAGTGGTTTCAGCTTATCTTGAGTTCTTCGGTGAAGGCGCCGCGGATCTCACCCTTGGGGATCGCGCCACCATCTCCAACATGACCCCTGAATTTGGCGCCTCGGCGGGTATGTTCTATATCGACCAGCAAACCATCGACTATCTCACCATCACGGGTCGTGATAGCGAGCAGGTCAAGCTGGTGGAAAACTATGCCAAGACCACGGGTCTGTGGGCCGACAGCCTGAAAGATGCTGAGTATGAAAGGGTACTGACCTTCGATCTTTCGAGCGTAGTGCGTAATATCGCCGGTCCTTCGAATCCACACCGCCGAGTGGCGACCAGCGAGCTGGCCAGTCAAGGCATTGCCGGCGTGGTTGAGCAGGATGACAAGCTGATGCCTGATGGCGCGGTGATCATCGCCGCCATCACTAGCTGTACCAACACCAGCAACCCAAGAAACGTAATAGCAGCGGGCTTGCTCGCCAAGAAGGCCAACGAGCTTGGCTTAGTGCGTAAACCCTGGGTGAAAACCTCTTTCGCCCCAGGCTCTAAGGTAGCCGAGCTTTACCTAAAAGATGCGGGGCTTCTGCCTGAGCTTGAGCAACTGGGCTTTGGCATAGTAGGTTTTGCCTGCACCACCTGTAACGGCATGAGCGGGGCACTTGACCCTGTGATCCAGCAAGAGGTGATCGACAGAGACTTGTACGCTACCGCCGTATTGTCGGGCAACCGTAATTTCGACGGTCGTATCCACCCCTATGCCAAGCAGGCGTTTCTGGCATCGCCGCCATTGGTGGTGGCCTATGCCATCGCGGGTACCATCAGATTCGATATCGAGAAAGATATCTTAGGTCATGATGACAAGGGCGAGCCGATTCGCCTCAAGGATATCTGGCCGAGCGATGAAGAGATCGATGCCATCGTCAAGGCGAGCGTGAAGCCGCAGCAGTTTAGGGATATCTATACCCCTATGTTCGACCTCGCGGTTGACTATGGTGAGGATGTCAATCCGCTGTATGACTGGCGTCCACAGAGTACCTATATTCGTCGTCCTCCCTACTGGGAAGGCGCGCTTGCCGGTGAGCGTACCCTGAAGGGCATGCGCCCGCTGGCGGTACTTGGGGATAACATCACCACAGATCACCTATCGCCTTCTAACGCCATCTTGGCCAGCAGCGCCGCCGGCGAATACCTGGCGAAGATGGGCCTGCCCGAGGTGGACTTTAACTCTTACGCGACTCATAGGGGCGACCACCTGACGGCCCAGCGTGCGACCTTTGCCAACCCTAAGCTGATCAACGAGATGGCGCTGGTGGATGGTGAAGTCAAGCAAGGCTCACTGACTCGCCTCGAGCCAGAAGGTGAGGTGATGCGTATGTGGGAGGCGATCGAGACCTATATGGATCGCAAGCAGCCACTGATCATCATCGCCGGTGCCGACTATGGTCAGGGTTCGTCCCGAGACTGGGCGGCCAAAGGGGTGCGACTGGCAGGGGTTGAGGCGATTGTCGCCGAAGGCTTCGAGCGTATTCACCGTACCAACCTGGTCGGTATGGGTGTACTACCGCTGGAGTTCAAGGCCGGTGAAAACCGCCACACCTATGGTATCGATGGCAGCGAGACCTTCGATGTGATCGGTGAGCCCACGCCGAGAGCGGATCTGACTGTAGTGATCACCCGTCAAAATGGCGAGCGTGTCGAGGTGCCGGTGATCTGTCGTCTGGATACCGCCGATGAGGTACTTGTCTATCAGGCAGGCGGTGTGTTGCAGCGCTTCGCGCAGGACTTCCTCGAAGCGAACGCCTAAGGGCAGTCAATAGCGGGTAGGGCGATTATACCTTGCCCGCTTCTTAAAGGATAAGCCAATGAAACAGATGAAAATTCCGGCAACCTATATGCGCGGTGGCACCAGCAAGGGTGTCTTTTTTGCGTTAAAGGATCTGCCTTTAAATGCCCAGCAGCCGGGCCCGGCCCGAGATGCCTTATTGCTTCGGGTGATCGGCAGTCCAGATCCCTACGGCAAGCAGACAGACGGCATGGGCGGGGCTACATCCAGCACCAGTAAGACGGTGATTCTGGACAAGAGTCAACGCGATGATCATGACGTGGATTACCTCTTCGGTCAGGTGGCCATAGATAAGCCCTTCGTCGATTGGAGTGGTAACTGCGGTAACCTGACCGCGGCGGTGGGGGCCTTTGCCATCACCCAGGGCTTGGTGGATAGCGCTAAGATCCCTGACAACGGCATAGCCGTGGTGAAGATCTGGCAGGCCAATATCAACAAGACCATCATCGCCCATGTGCCTATGGTGGATGGTGAAGTGCAGGAGCTTGGGGATTTTGAGCTCGACGGCGTGACCTTCCCGGCGGCAGAGGTGCTGGTGGAGTTTGTTGACCCGGCCGATGGCGAGGGCGACATGTTCCCTACGGGTAATCTGGTCGATAAGCTGGAGGTGCCGGGCGAGCCTGTCTTCGATGCTACCTTTATCAATGCAGGGATCCCTACTATCTTCCTCAAGGCGGAGCAGCTGGGCTACGAGGGGACTGAACTGCAAGAGGCGATCAACGGCGATGCCGCGGCGCTTGAGCGCTTTGAAACCATACGCGCCCACGGCGCCCTGCAGATGGGGCTGATTCAGTCTCTCGATGAGGCTGCAGGTCGTCAACACACGCCCAAGATTGCGTTTGTCGCTCCGGCTAAGGCCTATACCTCTTCTAGCGGTAAGCAGATCGCAGCCGAGGAGATAGACCTGCATGTGCGTGCGCTGTCTATGGGCAAGCTGCATCACGCCATGATGGGAACGGCGGCGGTGGCCATAGGTACGGCGGCATCGATCCCTGGCACCTTAGTTAATCAGGCGGCCGGCGGGCAGGCCCGTGAGAGCGTGCGTTTTGGTCATCCCTCTGGCACCCTCAAGGTGGGCGCCAAGGCGAGCGAGCAAGAGGGTCGCTGGCAGGTCGAAAAAGTCAGCATGAGCCGCAGTGCTCGCGTGCTGATGCAAGGCTGGGTCTGTGTGCCCGAATCCTTGGGTTAAGGCGATACACTCTCGATAAAAAGGATGCCTCGGCATCCTTTTTCGTTTTGAGATGATAGTGCTTTAGTATGAAGGGCAGCTAGGACTTAAGGTTGAGTGCTATAATTGCGCCATAAGCTTGCCGGCGGATAAAAATAGTTCACTTATAATTCATATGCTTAGTTGCACTTAATTTCCGCTTTCTTCTTTATCCCATTTGGGATAAATTACAATCTGTTGCCGACATGCCGTCTATGTGGGCCGAGTATGAGCTGAAGGGTAGATTGAAGTTGATTTCTGTATTTTTAGTTGATGACCATGAGTTAGTAAGAACAGGAATCCGCCGCATCCTAGAGGATGAGCGCGGTATCAAGGTTGTCGGCGAAGCAGGGGATGGCGAATCTGCCGTGCAGTGGTGCCGTAATAACGAGGCTGACGTGATCCTGATGGACATGAATATGCCTGGCATTGGCGGACTCGAGGCGACCCGTAAGATCCTGCGTTATCAGTCCCATGCCAAGATCATCGTCTTGACCATACATACCGAAGATCCTTTCCCGACTAAGGTGATGCAGGCAGGCGCCTCAGGTTATCTGACCAAGGGCGCGACTCCACCTGAGGTGATACAGGCTATCCGTCAGGTGGCGCATGGCCAGCGTTATCTGTCGCCGGAGATTGCCCAGCAGATGGCCCTGAGTCAGTTCAACCAGTCGGAAGACAATCCGTTTAAGTCCTTGTCTGAGCGCGAATTGCAGATCATGATGATGATCACCAATGGCGAACGTGTCAGTGACATCTCTGAGCAGCTCAACCTGAGCCCCAAGACGGTCAACAGCTATCGTTATCGCTTGTTTGCCAAGCTTGGGATCAGCGGCGATGTCGAGCTGACCCGATTGGCGATCCGCTACAAGATGTTGGATACCGGCCAGTTCTAGTGTTAACCCGCGTGACTTTTATGGCCTCGATGTGACAGATAGCTTTAATGCGACCCAGTTTTTAAAAACCGTTTCCTCCTCTGCCGGCGTTTATCGCATGTACGATGCACAGGGGGTCGTTATCTATGTGGGCAAGGCCAAAGATCTCAAGAAGCGCCTCAGCTCCTATTTCAGACGTAATCTGCCCAACGTCAAGACTCAGGCCTTGGTGTCTCACATCGCCAATATCGATGTGACTCTGACCCCCAGCGAGACCGACGCGCTGATTCTGGAAAATGATTACATCAAGCAGTACATGCCCAGATACAATGTGCTGCTTCGAGACGATAAGTCTTATCCCTATATTTTCCTGAGCGGCCATCGTCATCCAAGGCTCGCCTATCACCGCGGGCCTCAGCGGGAGAAGGGGCACTATTTCGGTCCCTATCCCAATGGCGGCGCGGTGCGCGAAAGCCTGCATCTGATGCAGAAGCTGTTTCCTATCAGACAATGTGACGATCTTTACTATAAGGCGCGCTCCCGCCCCTGTTTGCAGTATCAGATCGCTCGCTGCAGCGCCCCCTGTGTGGGTAAGATAAGCGATGAAGATTATGCCGAGCAGGTTAAGCTTGCCAGCCTGTTCCTGCGGGGCAAGGATCAACAGGTGATCGCCACCTTGGTGGGCAAGATGGAGCAGGCGGCTATGGACCTCAATTATGAAGATGCTGCCCGTTATCGTGACCAGATCAGTGCGCTTCGCCGCGTCGCCGAGCAACAGGAGGTGTCCAGCGACTCTGGCGACATGGATGTGATTGGCGCCTACTATGCCTCGGGCATCGCCTGTTTCCATCTGCTGTTTATTCGGAACGGCAAGATCTTCGGCAGTCGCAGCTATTATCCTAGTGTGCCGGACGAGACTGAGGTCAGCGAGGTGCTGCGCGCCTTCATGTTGCAGTTTTATCTGAATGTCGACAGTCAGCGCACGCTGCCGAGAGAGATAGTGGTCAGCCACGAGTTTGAAGATATCCATGAGTTGGAAGAGGCAATTGCCCAGGCCTCCAATAGACGCCTGCTGATCAAGACCAAGGTGCGTAGCGAACGCGCCAGTTTCCTGCGTATCGCCGATGCTAACGCCAAGAATGCGGTAGAGACACGTTTGTCCCACCAAAATACCGTCGAGGAGCGTTTCCTGTTGCTAGAGGAGGCGCTGGAGCAGAGTCAGGCGATCAATCGCATGGAATGTTTCGATATCAGCCATACCATGGGGGAGAGCACTGTTGCCTCCTGTGTGGTGTTTAATCGCGAAGGACCGAGCAAGGGTGAATATCGCCGCTATAATATCTCTGGGATCACCCCGGGGGACGATTATGCGGCGATGAAACAGGCGATCGGTCGCCGCTTCGATAAGATAGAGGCCGACGGCAAGATCCCCGACATCCTCTTTATCGACGGCGGCATGGGACAGCTGAGGATTGCCCAGAAGGTGGTGAACGAGAAGTTTGCTCACCTGGATGTGGCACCGACGCTCATAGGTGTGGCAAAGGGGGAGGGGCGTAAACCCGGACTCGAGACTCTCATCTATGGCGAGAACGAGGTGGCCTTTAGCTTACCGGCAGATTCCGGCGCGCTGCATCTGATCCAACATATTCGCGACGAGTCACACCGTTTCGCGATAACTGGCCACCGCAACAAACGTCAGAAGACCCGCAATACCTCGACGCTCGAGTCTATCCCTGGGGTGGGGCCTAAGCGTCGTAAGGCGTTGCTGCAATACTTAGGTGGTTTACAGCAGGTTAAGGGGGCCAGCGTAGCGCAATTGTCTAAAGTGCCGGGCATTAGCCTAGAAATGGCACAAACAATACATGATGCGTTGCGAGGGTGAGAAAATTAAGGCAAGATTGGCGCTGCTTTTAGATAATTGGTTTTCACATGCCGTTTAATGTACCGATAGCTCTCACATTTTTTAGATTAATATTACTACCTGTTTTTGTAGTGCTTTTTTATGTGCCTTACACTTGGTCACCCTTTGCGGCTGCCTTCGTATTTTGGCTGGCGGCGGTAACTGACGCATTAGATGGCTACGCGGCGCGAAAATTACAGCAATCGACCCGTTTCGGTGCATTCTTAGATCCTGTCGCCGACAAGATCATGGTGACCACGGCGTTGGTGCTCTTGGTGGCCGAATATAAGAGTATCTGGCTGACCCTGCCGGCGCTGTTTATGATTGGCCGCGAGATAGTGATCTCAGCACTGCGTGAATGGATGGCCGAGATCGGTAAGCGCGGCGCGGTTGCCGTGTCCTGGATAGGCAAGTATAAGACGGCGGCGCAGATGGTGGCCATCATAGGCCTTATCTGGAAGCCTAACGAGTTTCTAACTTACACGGCGATGGCACTGTTTTACGTGGCGGCAATCCTTACGTTTTGGTCCATGGTGAGCTACATTATGGCGGCCTGGGCGGATCTCACAGACGAATCGAACAATTAAAATGCAATGCGATCACTTAGTGTCCAAACAGTGCATTAAGGTGAAATAGGGCGTTGACACTTGAGGGTAAATCGGTAGAATGCCAATCCGCAGTCAGGGGAAAGCTTGTTAAGACTCTGACGCGGAATAAGATGAAGTAAGCGACATTAGCTCAGTTGGTAGAGCGATACCTTGCCAAGGTATAGGTCATCGGTTCGAACCCGATATGTCGCTCCAATCTTAACCTAAGGCGCGATGGCAGAATGGCTATGCTGCGGATTGCAAATCCGTCGATCTCGGTTCGACTCCGGGTCGCGCCTCCACTTTATGTTTTAATGCAAATATGCGGTAAAACACACTTTGCCCGAGTGGTGGAATTGGTAGACACAAGGGATTTAAAATCCCTCGCTGGTAACAGCGTGCCGGTTCAAGTCCGGCCTCGGGTACCATCAATTGATGACAAAAAGGCCTCAACGCAAGTTGGGGCCTTTTTGTTTGTTCACTAAAAATCTCTATTTAATTATTAAAAATCATGTGCCTATCGCATTTTGCACTTTTGCCTGCTGGGGTTTTGCTAAAGGCGTAATACAATTAATAGAAGAGTCGTTTTACTGTATTGTTTTAATGTATTGCTTATTAAGGTCTTGAATTCAGATGCGTAAAGTAAGCGGATTTACCCTGATTGAGTTAGTGGTGGTGATTGTCGTGTTGGCGATACTGGCCGTGGTTGCCTTGCCAAGGTTTATCTCTGTGGGCCAGGATGCCCACGACAGCGCGGCGAAGGGAGCGTTTGCCGCCTTTACCTCGGGTGTGTCCCTCTATCACAGCTGCTGGGCGGCTTCAGGGGCGAGTGGTCATGTGGTGGATCTCGCCTGTTTTGGTGACGGTACTATCGATTCGACCACCACAGGCTACCCGCTGGGGCAGACAACCCAGACAAGTGGAAACAATGGTACCCTGCTGCAAGGGGAGTTTTGTCGTCAACTTTGGGAAGGCTTGTTAGATAATAACGACTACCAGCTGGCGCCACATGATAATGCGGCGTTTGGTGGCAGTAACGATATCATCTACTGGTACTCTGGTGGGGAGATCAGTAATAGTAACACCTATTGTTACTTTAACTATATTCGCGATAATCGCGCAAAAGGCAGTGAAAACTGGCAATTAAGGTACTATCCGGGTACGGGCAAAACCTTAATCACACGTTCGACCCTCAGCTAACTCGGCTCCTAGCCTTCTTTCTTAACATGCCTGGTTTGTTTGGACCGGGCATTAGCTTATAAAAAATCCGTCTTTAGTCGCCTAGGTTGGCCTGTCAACTATGAGCCATAATTATCCAAGGAGGTTTTTATGGCTTTGAGACGCATTTTCATATTGCTTCTGCTGTGTTGGTCATGCTTAGGTGTTGCCGATGAGCGTCTCGCTGCGGCAAATCAGGCGTTGCTCGATCAGGTGGAAGTGATCCACCTTGCCAGTGCCTCCAGCGAGTTTGAGCGCTATCGTGAGCAGCTCAGTGTGGAAAGAGCGCTCTCTCCAGCAAGGCTCTATACCATAGCCCTGGCCGCCGCTCAGTTTTGGCAGCGCCAAGGCATAGCGACCGGCGAGTTTCCTTCAGCGCCTGACGATCCCTATACCAGTGTGATCGCCAGCGAGCCCCAGGTAGCCGATTATCTGATGCTGAGTAATCGCGTGCGCTATCTTCTTTGGTTGGCGCGCCATGAGTCCTGGTTGCCACTCGAGCCCCAAGGCTGGCTAAAGCCCGGCGACAGTCATAGAATCATTCCCGAAATAAGAGTGCGCCTGCAGGCCTTGGGAGATTATCCCCAAGGGGATACCAGTGGCCTCTATTTCGATGAGACGTTAAAAGCGGCCATGATCAAATTCCAGACCCGCCATGGCCTCAAGCCTGATGCCATCATAGGTCCCGCTACCCTTAGTTGGCTTAATCGCACTCCCAGAGAGCGTGCTCAGCTCTTGGCGGTCAACTTTATCCGCCGGGCCGAGTATCTGGCTGACATAGGGGAGCGCTATCTGCTTATTAATATCCCCGCCTATGAGATGTGGCTGGTGGATGATAATCAGGTGGCGCTCAGGTCTAAGGTGATCGTTGGTAAGCCTTATCGCCAGACGCCTATCATCAGCGGCGAGATAAAGAATCTGGTGCTCAATCCCAGTTGGCGGGTGCCGCGCCGCTTGTTGACCCATGATCTCCTGCCCAAGGTGAGAGAGGATGGCAGCTATATCAGCAGCCGCAACTTCGAGGTGTTTGACTATCAGGGAGAGCGGGTTATCAAGAGTGACGATGAATGGCGCGACATCGCCAAGGGTAAGTTTCCCTATCGCCTGGTGCAAAAGCCTGGGGTTGGAAATACCCTGGGGCGCTACAAGTTCTTCTTTCCTAACGAGTACAGTGTCTATCTACACGATACCTCAGACAAGGCGCTGTTCCAGCGTAGTGACAGGGCGCTCTCATCGGGTTGTATTCGGATTGAGAAGGTTGAGCAGTTAGCCAACTGGATGGCTTCCCATCTGGTGCGTGACAAGCAGACCTGGGTACGTATGCAAATCGAGCGAGATAAGACCCAGTGGTTTGCCTTCGATGCGGGCCTACCTATACATCTAGTGTATTGGACCTCCTGGCTGGATGACGACAATGTTGCCCAGTTTAGAGACGACATATACAAAAAGAATCAAAATATTAGTCTGAGTCTCCACGCCGCAAAATAGCCGCTAGCCCAGTGTTTATCTGGCCTCTGGCAGAAAGTAACACTTGATCTCCCCCTAAATTAAGGTTAACTTGTCCGCTGTTTTGGTCAAAAAGTAAACGGTGGTGTTGATGTGACGATAGTTTGTCCTGCACGTAGGCAGTTGTTATTAGGCCTAGGTGGTGTAGCAATGTTTTCTATGGTGCCGTCTAAAGCGCGAGCGAGTCGCTCGACACAAGGAGTAAGATCCCTAGGGTTTTACAATAGGCATACAGGAGAACGGGGGCAGGGAAGCTATTGGATCGACGGTGATTATCAAACAAATACCTTGAATGATTTTAATCACCTGTTGCGGGATCATCGTCAAAACGAGACCGCGCCCATGGATAAGCGCCTATTCGATCTGCTTTTTTCGCTGAAGCAGACCCTACAGGTCGACGAAGATTTTCATGTGATCTCAGGATATCGCTCGCCAAAGACTAATCAGATGCTGGCCAATCGCAGCTCTGCGGTGGCGAAGAAGAGTTATCATATGAAGGGCATGGCGATGGATATCGCACTGCCTGACGTCAATCTTAAAGATCTGCGTGATGCGGCGATCTCTCTAAAACTCGGCGGTGTTGGTTATTACCCAAGCTCAGGCTTTGTGCACGTCGATACCGGCCCCATCCGTACCTGGTAAGCTAAATGCCGGCTTTGACTCACTTAAGGTTTGTTAAAGCCGGATCACTGTGCTAGTATTCGCTCGCTTTAAATGAGGTCATCGTTGGTCGAAAGCGATGACCACCTATATTACTATTGATTTAAGTGAGTAAATTATGTCTTACACAATTACCGCACAAACCCGCACTGAAATTGGGAAAGGTTCGAGCCGCCGCCTACGTCATGCTGGTAAAGTTCCTGCAGTTATCTATGGTGCGGGCAAAGAAGCCGTTTCTATCGAATTCGAACACCGTTCAATCATCAACATCCAAACTAACGATGATTTCTACAACAGCGACATCACTATCGTTCTAGACGGTAAAGAAGTTAAAGTTCGTGTTCAAGCTATGCAACGTCACGCGTTCAAGCCTATGATCGAGCACGTGGATTTCAAATTCGCTTAATAGCGGATCTGAAATAAAAAAAGCGCCTTCGTGGCGCTTTTTTTATGCCTTTATTTCCCGTATCCCTATTTACCCATTCCCTTCTTTTCCTATCCCTCTATGCCGCAGGATCAGATTCCGAGAGCTTTTCCGGACAACTGGCAATCACGATAGGCTCGCCCTGATCGTTAATCTCTTCCAAGGTAACATTAAAGCCCCAGAGCCTGTGTAGGTGTTTGACCACTTGCTGGCAGCTCTTATCCAATGGAATGCGATTGATGGGGATGTAGCGCAGCGTCAACGAGCGATCGCCAGAGATGGCAACGCTCTGCACCTGAATGTTGGGCTCAAGGTTAGACAGATTGTACTGCTGGGACAGTGTTTGGCGGATCTCCTGGTAACCCAGATCGTCATGGATCTCCGAAATACTGAGATAGTTTTTCTTGTCATCGTCCAGAATACTGAAAAACTTGAACTGGCGAATGATGTTAGGCGACATATATTGGCTGATAAAGCTCTCGTCTTTAAAGTTTTCCATGGCGAAGTGCAGGGTATCGAGCCAGTTTCTGCCGGCGATATCGGGAAACCAACGTTTATCCTCTTCGGTGGGCGACTCGCAGATGCGGCGAATGTCGACAAACATGTTAAAGCCCAGCGCATAGGGGTTGATGCCTGAGTAGTAGGGGCTGTTATAGCTTGGCTGGGCGATCACATTGGTGTGGTTTTTCAAAAACTCTATCATGAAGCGGTCGGAGACCAGCCCCTCGTCGTAGAGGTGGTTGAGGATCGTGTAGTGCCAAAAGGTGGCCCATCCTTCGTTCATCACCTGGGTCTGTCTCTGAGGATAGAAATATTGCCCCATCTTACGCACGATCCGCACTATTTCTCTCTGCCAGGGCTCGAGTAGGGGGGCATTCTTCTCGATGAAGTAGAGGATATTCTCCTGGGGCTCGGCGGGAAAATTGGGGGCGCTCTGCTGCTTTTGGGTGTCCGGCGTCAGGGGGATGGTGCGCCAAAGATCGTTCACCTGGCTCTGCAGGTAGGCCTCACGCTCTTTCTGGCGTACCTTTTCCTCTTTGAGTGAGATCTCGCTAGGGCGCTTGTAGCGATCGACGCCGTAGTTCATCAGGGCGTGGCAAGAGTCCAGTACTAACTCTACCTGCTCCTCACCATAGCGCTCCTCACACTCCCTGACATAGTTTTTGGCAAACACCAGATAGTCGATGATAGAGCTGGCGTCGGTCCAGGTCTTAAACAGATAGTTGCTCTTAAAAAAGCTGTTGTGGCCGAAACAGGCGTGCGCCATCACTAGCGCCTGCATGGTAATAGTATTCTCCTCCATCAAGTAGGCGATACAAGGATCAGAGTTGATCACTATCTCGTAGGCCAGCCCCATCTGGCCACGCTTATAGCCTTGCTCTGTTTCGATAAACTTCTTACCAAAGGACCAATGGGTATAGCCTATGGGCATGCCGATCCCCGCATAGGCATCCATCATCTGCTCGGCGGTGATCACCTCAATCTGGTTCTTATAAGTATCCAGACGGTAGTGATCCGCCACCCGCTCTATCTCGGTAAGATAAGATTCCAACAGCTCGAAGGTCCAGTCCGGGCCGTCATTTAATACAGTGCGCTTCTTTTTTGAACTCATAAGGCCCCCTAAACAGCTTGTTTCTTAAACAGTTCTCTAAATACAGGGTAAATGTCCTCGGCCTGTTTAATGTGCTGAACTGCAATATTATCGTGAGTCTTCTGTAGTCCTTCGTATTCTCGCCACAGGGTTTGATGGGCGCGGTTGGTGATCTCGATATAGCTAAAGTAACGCACCACGGGCAGCAACTTACGCTCGAGGATCTGGCGGCAGGTAGGGGAGTCATCGGCCCAGTTGTCGCCATCCGATGCCTGGGCCGCATAGATGTTCCACTCGCTCTCTGGATAGCGCTCACGCTGGATCTCATGCATCAGCTTGAGCGCACTGGATACTATGGTGCCGCCGGTTTCCTGGGAGTAGAAAAACTCGTGCTCATCCACCTCTTTGGCCTGGGTGTGGTGCCGTATGTAGACCACCTCCAGATTCTTATAGGTGCGGGTGAGAAACAGATAGAGCAGGAT is a window from the Shewanella loihica PV-4 genome containing:
- a CDS encoding prepilin-type N-terminal cleavage/methylation domain-containing protein, giving the protein MRKVSGFTLIELVVVIVVLAILAVVALPRFISVGQDAHDSAAKGAFAAFTSGVSLYHSCWAASGASGHVVDLACFGDGTIDSTTTGYPLGQTTQTSGNNGTLLQGEFCRQLWEGLLDNNDYQLAPHDNAAFGGSNDIIYWYSGGEISNSNTYCYFNYIRDNRAKGSENWQLRYYPGTGKTLITRSTLS
- a CDS encoding L,D-transpeptidase family protein, which produces MALRRIFILLLLCWSCLGVADERLAAANQALLDQVEVIHLASASSEFERYREQLSVERALSPARLYTIALAAAQFWQRQGIATGEFPSAPDDPYTSVIASEPQVADYLMLSNRVRYLLWLARHESWLPLEPQGWLKPGDSHRIIPEIRVRLQALGDYPQGDTSGLYFDETLKAAMIKFQTRHGLKPDAIIGPATLSWLNRTPRERAQLLAVNFIRRAEYLADIGERYLLINIPAYEMWLVDDNQVALRSKVIVGKPYRQTPIISGEIKNLVLNPSWRVPRRLLTHDLLPKVREDGSYISSRNFEVFDYQGERVIKSDDEWRDIAKGKFPYRLVQKPGVGNTLGRYKFFFPNEYSVYLHDTSDKALFQRSDRALSSGCIRIEKVEQLANWMASHLVRDKQTWVRMQIERDKTQWFAFDAGLPIHLVYWTSWLDDDNVAQFRDDIYKKNQNISLSLHAAK
- a CDS encoding DUF882 domain-containing protein, encoding MTIVCPARRQLLLGLGGVAMFSMVPSKARASRSTQGVRSLGFYNRHTGERGQGSYWIDGDYQTNTLNDFNHLLRDHRQNETAPMDKRLFDLLFSLKQTLQVDEDFHVISGYRSPKTNQMLANRSSAVAKKSYHMKGMAMDIALPDVNLKDLRDAAISLKLGGVGYYPSSGFVHVDTGPIRTW
- the rplY gene encoding 50S ribosomal protein L25 codes for the protein MSYTITAQTRTEIGKGSSRRLRHAGKVPAVIYGAGKEAVSIEFEHRSIINIQTNDDFYNSDITIVLDGKEVKVRVQAMQRHAFKPMIEHVDFKFA
- a CDS encoding SpoVR family protein, with protein sequence MSSKKKRTVLNDGPDWTFELLESYLTEIERVADHYRLDTYKNQIEVITAEQMMDAYAGIGMPIGYTHWSFGKKFIETEQGYKRGQMGLAYEIVINSDPCIAYLMEENTITMQALVMAHACFGHNSFFKSNYLFKTWTDASSIIDYLVFAKNYVRECEERYGEEQVELVLDSCHALMNYGVDRYKRPSEISLKEEKVRQKEREAYLQSQVNDLWRTIPLTPDTQKQQSAPNFPAEPQENILYFIEKNAPLLEPWQREIVRIVRKMGQYFYPQRQTQVMNEGWATFWHYTILNHLYDEGLVSDRFMIEFLKNHTNVIAQPSYNSPYYSGINPYALGFNMFVDIRRICESPTEEDKRWFPDIAGRNWLDTLHFAMENFKDESFISQYMSPNIIRQFKFFSILDDDKKNYLSISEIHDDLGYQEIRQTLSQQYNLSNLEPNIQVQSVAISGDRSLTLRYIPINRIPLDKSCQQVVKHLHRLWGFNVTLEEINDQGEPIVIASCPEKLSESDPAA